A stretch of the Lineus longissimus chromosome 12, tnLinLong1.2, whole genome shotgun sequence genome encodes the following:
- the LOC135496550 gene encoding transcription factor HES-1-like has protein sequence MTLQGRENDNDIMYDFDRAVSPTDSLGENRKMNKPLIEKRRRARINNSLSQLKMLVVGVLNKQTSPKNKLEKADVLEMTVKYIRNIQKQQVTAAATTDSDVINKYKSGFYTCAQEVTSFLTKENECIDESTKLKLLDHLANCMQSSSCREGADKGTKRTQREGKVHLASPQQKLSKSIASSPYQMTTRGLHQTPPGQENAPLRRHPLRQAASPLSTINQNCLSLTPPPSVSSPKLHPSNSYADDYSPRSSPVLLSNQGGSWTRVSYPGGAASFNRNNTSAVDIPVSSLSSPADGYQVCSPEGQFAQKTSPLQGEVPSPLFYHDNGFGLNVRQPDGGDVWRPW, from the exons ATGACTTTACAAGGAAGAGAGAACGACAATGATATCATGTATGACTTCGACAGGGCGGTATCTCCAACTGACAGTTTGGGAGAGAACAGAAAG ATGAACAAACCGTTGATAGAGAAACGACGCCGAGCGCGCATAAATAACAGTCTGAGTCAACTCAAGATGCTTGTCGTTGGTGTCTTGAATAAACAG ACGTCGCCAAAGAACAAGCTGGAGAAAGCAGACGTGTTGGAGATGACGGTCAAGTACATCAGGAATATCCAAAAACAACAAGTCACAG CTGCCGCTACAACAGACTCTGACGTCATCAACAAGTATAAGAGTGGATTTTACACATGCGCACAGGAAGTGACATCATTCCTGACAAAGGAGAACGAATGCATCGACGAGTCAACGAAACTTAAGCTCCTTGACCACCTCGCCAACTGTATGCAGTCATCGAGTTGTAGAGAGGGTGCTGACAAAGGAACGAAACGGACCCAACGGGAAGGAAAAGTTCACCTGGCGTCACCGCAACAGAAACTGTCAAAGTCAATAGCGTCATCACCTTACCAGATGACCACCAGAGGTCTTCATCAAACTCCCCCTGGGCAAGAGAACGCGCCGCTGCGAAGACACCCGCTCCGCCAGGCGGCGTCACCTCTGTCGACAATCAACCAGAATTGTCTCTCGTTGACGCCGCCACCTTCAGTCAGCTCACCGAAACTCCACCCTTCAAACAGTTACGCAGACGACTACTCGCCCCGCTCCTCACCCGTCTTACTCTCAAACCAAGGAGGATCATGGACCAGAGTATCATATCCAGGTGGCGCTGCTAGCTTCAACAGGAACAACACTTCCGCAGTTGACATCCCCGTGTCCTCCTTGTCATCGCCCGCGGACGGTTACCAGGTGTGTTCGCCCGAAGGACAATTCGCACAAAAGACGAGTCCGCTCCAGGGCGAGGTTCCATCACCTCTCTTTTATCACGACAACGGTTTTGGGCTGAATGTCAGACAGCCCGATGGTGGCGACGTCTGGAGGCCGTGGTGA
- the LOC135497124 gene encoding triosephosphate isomerase-like produces the protein MGRKFFVGGNWKMNGSKASISALVDNLNKNGVVETTEVVVAPPPVYLDFTREKLNKAFGVAAQNCYKCASGAFTGDISPEMIKDCGCEWVILGHSERRHVFGESDQLIGEKCAYALKAGLKIIPCIGEKKEEREAGKTEEVCFRQLEAIKANVNDWSRVVLAYEPVWAIGTGLTATPEQAQEVHAQLRKWLADNISAEVSANLRILYGGSVNAKNCNELAAKPDVDGFLVGGAALKPEFIEIIKSGKNQA, from the exons ATGGGCAGGAAATTTTTCGTCGGTGGTAACTGGAAGATGAACGGCTCTAAAGCCTCCATCAGTGCACTTGTTGACAATTTAAATAAGAATGGCGTAGTGGAGACAACAG AGGTTGTTGTGGCACCACCACCAGTCTATCTTGATTTTACAAGAGAGAAACTCAACAAAGCCTTCGGAGTAGCGGCGCAGAACTGCTACAAATGTGCGTCGGGAGCATTCACTGGGGACATCAGCCCAGAGATGATCAAAGACTGTGGCTGTGAGTGGGTCATCTTGGGACACTCGGAGAGGAGACACGTCTTTGGAGAGTCGGACCAG TTGATCGGTGAGAAATGTGCCTACGCTCTTAAAGCTGGTCTCAAAATCATCCCATGTATTGGAGAGAAAAAAGAGGAGAGAGAAGCTGGAAAGACTGAGGAGGTTTGCTTCAGGCAGCTAGAAGCAATTAAGG CTAATGTTAACGACTGGAGCAGAGTAGTCCTGGCCTATGAACCTGTGTGGGCTATTGGCACAGGGCTGACAGCGACCCCAGAGCAAGCTCAGGAGGTACATGCCCAGCTCAGGAAATGGTTGGCAGATAACATCTCAGCTGAGGTATCGGCTAATCTTAGGATTCTTTATGGAG GTTCTGTCAACGCCAAAAACTGCAACGAACTAGCAGCTAAGCCAGACGTGGATGGCTTCCTAGTCGGTGGTGCAGCTCTGAAACCCGAATTCATCGAAATTATCAAGTCCGGAAAAAATCAAGCTTAA
- the LOC135497033 gene encoding protein brambleberry-like: MSTKRGQMIKILFVLLLVQAQGTSAFLSWFFGSKQTENSGSADPQQNENEVVGSSFMAELRAKKMNFDVKTTDEKFISDMTVKEMKSLSPLDGCYHQVMTRLRRTCSNLNEEQVSKIAVQLLNCQLETEKRPTFTCNDDMTLAECTKSMDPTVWNSYQIVSNRARAVCYSIRQQQFRWKSEMAVNQLMHSTVEQLNAMKDLKDGQETVAQATSSVLRKMYEGQQDLMVGHQSLKEAHSDVHQYVADNLKELTREKALIATGNKELAELIDQIRTKMDDATHQLLEQQEDTQQNHEEVLKDLSEIRSKAREVWEKIDKSSRHVLHFHNETTEQYKRTLDNLEKVNNTINYVLSSVNSMQSGIDTKLKWLTELLGGTDDKLAFLSVGAIHMVYFLLAALSASFLQTPWITRLIVMIVVPLNALSEIRQGVSLDFSAMTLFILFSGAASWFSQYLARATRPRLHIGLIKPGDDMAAPSTPYRAPHTSPTSPIFTQMVPPVVEQPGLSDSDLKKLARTLKGYLKDSRASSTCASTPLNLSRISTDSAIGTPNQLDDTTCTDASKLEITQDVHLPKANEVSGDMTESISCLDGTEDLSTSRMTEGNMTQDVLERTDIMDIRPELDIVRRQLMQTLTGGEPPSHASRSRNVNKSLPSSRTATPTRSSRNATPVRGQGSRSHTPVRCQTPINSSRVSSRPGTPSKPFCQALTNAGQPCKNRCTSTESYCHVHIVKNSDSRPTINQTRNISTLNTSNLTKSFTTLNQGSFSKSTSGLETTQDFNETEVNVTH; this comes from the exons ATGTCTACTAAACGAGGCCAAATGATTAAGATTTTATTCGTGCTCCTATTGGTGCAAGCACAGGGCACATCAGCATTTTTATCATGGTTTTTCGGGTCAAAACAAACAGAAAACTCTGGATCAGCTGATCCTCAGCAGAATGAAAATGAAGTTGTTGGCAGTTCGTTTATGGCAGAGTTGCGGGCAAAGAAAATGAATTTCGATGTTAAGACTACGGATGAAAAGTTTATTTCTGATATGACGGTGAAGGAAATGAAGAGTCTGTCCCCATTGGATGGTTGTTATCATCAG GTGATGACCAGACTAAGGAGAACATGTAGCAACTTGAATGAAGAACAAGTCTCCAAAATCGCTGTCCAACTCCTCAACTGTCAACTGGAGACTGAGAAGAGACCCACCTTCACATGCAATGATGACATGACGCTGGCAGAGTGTACGAAGAGCATGGATCCCACGGTGTGGAACTCCTACCAGATTGTCAGCAACCGAGCGCGGGCGGTGTGCTATTCAATCAGACAGCAGCAGTTCCGATGGAAGAGCGAAATGGCTGTCAATCAGTTGATGCACTCGACTGTTGAACAGCTCAATGCAATGAAAGATCTCAAG GATGGACAAGAGACAGTTGCTCAAGCCACCTCAAGTGTATTGCGCAAGATGTACGAGGGCCAACAAGACTTGATGGTTGGGCACCAGTCGCTGAAGGAGGCCCACAGCGACGTGCATCAATATGTAGCCGACAACCTCAAAGAGCTCACCAGAGAGAAGGCACTGATTGCTACAGGGAATAAGGAACTTGCTGAGCTGATTGATCAGATTAGAACCAAAATGG ATGATGCAACTCACCAACTCTTGGAGCAGCAGGAAGACACGCAACAGAACCATGAGGAGGTCCTGAAAGACCTGTCGGAAATCAGATCCAAGGCAAGAGAGGTCTGGGAGAAAATAG ATAAAAGTAGCAGACATGTTCTCCACTTCCATAATGAAACCACCGAGCAGTATAAACGGACACTGGACAACCTCGAGAAGGTGAACAATACCATCAATTACGTGCTGAGCTCGGTCAATTCCATGCAGTCTGGAATTGACACCAAACTGAAGTGGTTGACAGAGCTCCTTGGAGGAACTG ATGATAAACTTGCTTTCTTGTCTGTTGGAGCCATCCACATGGTCTACTTCCTCCTGGCCGCGCTGTCTGCTTCCTTCCTCCAGACTCCTTGGATCACAAGACTTATTGTCATGATTGTCGTTCCCCTCAATGCCCTCTCTGAAATCCGTCAGGGCGTCAGTCTAGACTTCAGTGCGATGACGCTCTTCATATTGTTCTCAGGTGCAG CAAGTTGGTTCAGCCAGTACCTCGCCAGAGCAACAAGACCGCGACTACATATAGGTTTGATCAAGCCAGGAGATGACATGGCCGCGCCATCTACTCCCTACCGTGCTCCTCATACATCGCCAACTTCTCCTATTTTCACTCAAAT GGTTCCCCCAGTGGTTGAGCAACCAGGACTGTCGGACTCAGACTTGAAAAAACTTGCCAGGACATTGAAAGGTTACTTGAAAGATAGTCGTG CCAGCAGTACCTGTGCGTCCACTCCCCTCAATCTCAGTCGCATCTCAACCGACTCGGCAATCGGCACGCCAAACCAGTTGGATGACACAACGTGCACTGACGCCTCGAAGTTGGAAATTACGCAGGATGTTCATCTGCCAAAGGCGAATGAGGTCAGCGGAGACATGACCGAGAGTATATCGTGCCTGGATGGGACAGAGGACTTGTCAACCTCGAGGATGACTGAAGGCAACATGACGCAGGATGTACTGGAGAGGACCGATATTATGGATATAAGG CCTGAACTTGACATTGTGCGTCGTCAGTTAATGCAGACTCTTACCGGGGGTGAACCACCCAGCCATGCTAGCAGATCAAGGAATGTGAACAAGTCGCTGCCCTCAAGCCGCACCGCCACACCCACACGAAGCAGCCGCAATGCTACACCCGTCCGTGGTCAGGGTAGTCGTAGCCATACACCGGTCAGGTGTCAAACTCCAATCAATTCTTCAAG AGTCTCTAGTCGTCCTGGAACTCCCTCCAAACCTTTCTGCCAGGCCCTAACCAATGCCGGGCAGCCGTGCAAGAATCGCTGTACCAGTACGGAGAGTTACTGCCATGTTCACATCGTCAAAAACTCTGACAGCCGACCAACAATTAATCAAACGAGAAATATATCTACCTTGAATACGAGCAACCTTACCAAGAGCTTCACAACCTTGAACCAAGGTAGTTTTTCCAAGAGTACCTCTGGTTTGGAAACTACGCAAGATTTCAACGAGACGGAGGTCAATGTGACACATTAG
- the LOC135496988 gene encoding putative ankyrin repeat protein RF_0381, giving the protein MRRSQAAFEDARIFLSPLHYAVSNGDLARVNDLLETGSDVNYIGIGRTALHYASETGNLDIVEALLGAGANIRSLTIESHGPGRNALQIAYRHGHTEVVRKLIQLGASVERISLLHLSLLLYDVTTVDEILREWKRDVNLRDCYNQTSLHVVAKQGFITLARKLLQTNVCHHTVNAYDCDGMTAFSYVINARERLLRKRTAAAEAASDSDAPRELPSYEELMGRGANDVRMCKEDGYITFLKLLLDNGADVGLELDDQGFGLLHKAGESGDIELVKLLLEYDTTTLESAANMLEKTALYCACESGHEDIVRALLEKGANPNPKFDKYGRLHIYPLDVAVRRNQYSMVEMLLSSGAKTDVFDPDDGNAPIHVAVINQSNDIVELLLTRGASLDIRSKFDKETILHLAWKHNNMALFDNLLDNHQGIMDKTNKQGQTTFLYVLTDFIQGRFHQSTITERYLTPLRELINHGCLLLSPKQHRCRLNVMNVISDVYNQENHDNLGHDVTRFLLGAASGRFESLDEKFLIDLCFFRNVDLLKFCLSCGYNLHKTNARDSELVAVVDRKPRTLKEQCRLEVRRVLFSVQDIEMEKEEEHARRSFKRFVNAFHPRKKRIGHARSLQFRRVQELPVLTDDVKNYVAFQ; this is encoded by the exons ATGCGAAG GTCCCAAGCAGCCTTCGAGGACGCCCGGATCTTCCTCTCCCCGCTTCACTACGCGGTCTCAAACGGGGACCTCGCCCGCGTCAACGACCTGCTCGAAACGGGGTCGGACGTCAATTACATCGGGATCGGAAGAACCGCCCTCCACTATGCCTCCGAGACCGGGAACCTCGACATCGTCGAAGCTCTTCTCGGCGCCGGCGCGAACATCAGATCTCTCACCATCGAGTCGCATGGGCCGGGCCGAAACGCCCTGCAGATTGCCTACAGGCACGGCCACACCGAAGTCGTCCGGAAACTCATTCAGCTTGGAGCATCTGTCGAACGGATATCGCTACTCCATCTTAGTTTGTTGTTGTATGACGTAACTACGGTTGACGAGATTCTACGAGAGTGGAAACGTGATGTCAATCTGCGGGACTGTTACAATCAGACGTCATTGCATGTCGTTGCAAAGCAGGGCTTTATCACATTGGCGAGAAAACTTCTTCAAACTAACGTCTGTCACCATACGGTGAATGCCTACGACTGCGATGGCATGACAGCATTTTCTTACGTCATCAACGCCAGGGAACGCCTGCTTCGAAAGAGGACTGCAGCTGCGGAAGCTGCAAGTGACAGCGATGCGCCCAGGGAGCTCCCGAGTTATGAGGAACTGATGGGCAGGGGTGCCAATGACGTCAGGATGTGCAAAGAGGatggatatatcacatttctGAAATTATTGTTGGATAATGGTGCTGATGTTGGCTTGGAATTGGATGACCAGGGCTTCGGTCTATTACACAAGGCCGGTGAGAGCGGGGACATAGAATTAGTAAAGTTACTTCTTGAATATGACACGACGACACTTGAAAGTGCAGCGAATATGCTTGAAAAAACGGCTCTGTATTGCGCATGTGAGAGTGGCCATGAGGACATCGTTCGAGCCTTGTTGGAAAAGGGCGCCAACCCGAATCCAAAatttgacaaatatggccgcttACACATTTACCCGCTAGACGTCGCTGTGCGCAGGAATCAGTATTCGATGGTTGAAATGCTGCTTAGTAGTGGCGCAAAAACTGACGTATTTGATCCAGATGACGGGAACGCCCCCATCCATGTGGCCGTTATCAACCAATCAAATGACATTGTTGAGTTGTTATTGACGCGAGGGGCATCGCTTGACATCCGCAGCAAATTTGACAAAGAGACAATTCTACACTTGGCATGGAAACACAACAACATGGCCTTGTTTGACAACCTTCTCGACAATCACCAAGGAATCATggacaaaacaaacaaacaggGGCAGACGACATTTCTATACGTCCTCACCGATTTCATTCAGGGTAGATTTCATCAATCGACAATCACAGAACGCTACCTCACTCCACTCAGAGAGCTTATAAACCACGGCTGCCTATTACTGAGCCCGAAACAACATAGGTGCAGGCTGAACGTCATGAACGTAATATCTGACGTGTACAATCAAGAGAACCACGATAACCTCGGTCATGACGTCACTCGGTTCCTCCTCGGGGCAGCATCGGGAAGGTTCGAGTCTCTGGATGAGAAATTTCTCATCGATCTCTGCTTCTTCAGGAACGTCGACCTGCTCAAGTTCTGTCTGTCATGTGGGTATAACCTGCACAAAACAAACGCCAGGGATTCAGAGTTAGTCGCTGTTGTTGATCGGAAGCCCAGGACGCTCAAGGAGCAATGTCGGCTGGAGGTACGACGGGTGTTGTTTAGTGTTCAGGACATAGAAATGGAAAAAGAAGAGGAACACGccagaaggtcattcaaacgttttGTAAATGCTTTCCATCCCCGAAAGAAGCGAATTGGGCATGCGCGAAGTCTGCAGTTCCGAAGAGTACAGGAACTTCCGGTTCTGACCGATGATGTGAAAAACTATGTGGCATTTCAATAA
- the LOC135496904 gene encoding ankyrin-1-like has product MTNLFSPDLQYQGWSPLHFASAYGDLCRLKQLLGDGADPNYMTPGKTPLHCACETGNLQIIEALIEGGADPNALTFDPEREGMCPLYIAYIFGHKHILKRLMQLGAKMNKQITELHLAVLFSELDNVDAILKRETTDVNVRDYDEKTPLHVAAKHGLFSVASKLLQPDACAVNVFDRGGRTPLDFVVEHRIKQIFKTDVEENEKPPPPVETRPRSLIGTPKKSNILSSNPPLVDNHQITPPYKTYLDKESKDVIMCMSNGYMSFIKLMLEKADIKRERDTRGYSLLHRAADASDFSLAKLLVGHDRSCIDDITTIEGKTALHFACDRGSERLVKFLLDSGASVNVLTDRDVTPLHLAIRGKHRDIVKKLLMKGAETDVIDSYRGHTPIHSAVINNANDVVELLLAHGANIDIRERWNKYTILHLAWKSDNMAQIDNLLENHLTIMDAADVNGLTTFLTIVYDFVQAEPSSPRTYNKAKYAAPLMSLANHGCLLSSSLLAVYQKNPTIHVTDLIFDVYCKENRDKIGHHLTILLLGIACGTYDTIDKKLIQELCYCRHIDMLRHVRVCGFRSFKRKELRNIKDAGLVEIVDAEVLNLKDMCRLTVRRLLLAVQNVDLGKSENGTRGPFHRLLQKFPHFLKRRTPERSLQLWRIQALPVPSTVKRFLSFSMYPEQ; this is encoded by the coding sequence ATGACCAATCTCTTTAGCCCAGATCTCCAGTACCAGGGCTGGTCACCCCTCCATTTCGCCTCCGCCTACGGAGACCTCTGCCGGCTGAAACAACTACTGGGTGATGGCGCAGATCCCAATTACATGACACCGGGAAAGACACCACTGCACTGCGCATGCGAAACCGGAAACTTACAAATTATTGAAGCTCTCATCGAAGGTGGCGCGGATCCGAATGCTTTGACATTTGACCCGGAAAGAGAAGGAATGTGTCCGTTGTATATCGCGTATATATTTGGCCACAAGCATATTCTGAAAAGATTGATGCAACTCGGGGcaaaaatgaacaaacagaTTACGGAGTTGCATTTGGCTGTCTTGTTCTCTGAATTAGACAACGTtgacgccattttgaaacgCGAAACTACAGACGTGAATGTACGGGATTATGACGAAAAGACACCTCTCCACGTGGCAGCAAAACATGGCCTTTTTAGCGTTGCTAGCAAATTGCTTCAACCAGATGCGTGCGCAGTGAATGTATTCGATAGAGGCGGGAGAACCCCGCTTGATTTTGTGGTCGAGCACAGAATCAAGCAGATATTCAAGACAGATGTTGAGGAGAACGAAAAGCCGCCCCCTCCGGTTGAGACGAGGCCGCGAAGTCTGATTGGCACGCCCAAGAAATCCAACATCCTCAGCTCAAACCCTCCGCTGGTAGACAATCATCAGATTACCCCTCCATACAAGACATACTTAGACAAGGAATCAAAAGACGTCATCATGTGTATGTCGAATGGCTACATGAGTTTCATCAAGCTCATGTTGGAAAAAGCTGACATCAAACGTGAAAGAGATACTCGGGGCTATAGCCTCCTTCACCGAGCAGCAGACGCCAGTGACTTTTCCCTTGCAAAGCTCCTGGTCGGTCATGATAGGTCCTgtattgatgacatcacaactaTTGAAGGGAAAACAGCCCTTCATTTTGCATGCGACAGGGGTAGTGAGCGCCTTGTAAAGTTTTTACTGGACAGTGGTGCATCTGTGAATGTTTTGACGGACAGGGATGTGACGCCATTGCACCTAGCCATCAGAGGTAAACACAGAGATATCGTCAAGAAATTGTTAATGAAAGGGGCTGAGACAGACGTCATTGACTCATACAGAGGCCACACCCCTATCCACTCCGCTGTCATCAAcaatgctaatgatgttgttgaACTTCTCTTGGCACACGGCGCAAATATCGACATCCGGGAGCGGTGGAATAAATACACCATCTTACATCTTGCGTGGAAAAGCGATAACATGGCCCAAATCGATAACTTATTGGAGAACCACTTGACAATCATGGATGCAGCAGACGTAAATGGCCTCACCACATTTTTGACAATTGTTTATGATTTCGTCCAGGCCGAGCCCTCTTCTCCGAGGACGTACAACAAAGCAAAATACGCTGCGCCTCTGATGAGTTTAGCCAATCATGGCTGCCTCCTGTCCAGTtcacttttggcagtttatCAGAAGAACCCCACCATTCACGTCACGGATCTAATCTTCGATGTTTACTGCAAGGAAAACAGGGACAAGATCGGTCATCACCTGACAATACTACTCCTCGGTATCGCTTGCGGAACCTACGACACCATAGATAAAAAATTAATCCAGGAACTGTGTTATTGTCGCCATATTGATATGTTACGTCACGTCCGGGTGTGCGGTTTCAGAAGCTTCAAGCGGAAGGAGCTCCGCAACATCAAAGATGCCGGTTTAGTAGAAATTGTTGACGCTGAAGTCCTTAACTTGAAAGATATGTGCAGACTGACGGTCAGACGTCTGCTTTTGGCTGTTCAAAATGTGGATTTGGGGAAATCGGAGAATGGAACCCGCGGCCCTTTTCATCGTCTGCTGCAGAAGTTCCCGCATTTTTTAAAGCGTCGAACTCCAGAACGTAGCCTACAGCTCTGGCGGATTCAGGCACTTCCTGTTCCATCTACAGTCAAGAGATTCTTGTCCTTCAGTATGTATCCTGAGCAATAG